In Nocardioides sp. InS609-2, a single genomic region encodes these proteins:
- a CDS encoding DUF2087 domain-containing protein codes for MTSPLSAEEQRIVANFIGDDGRLHTIPSKRSKLLVVLDHVAQQFEPGQTYAEAEVNEILQRFHPDFAALRRYLVEALFLEREDGVYWRIGGTVDV; via the coding sequence ATGACCTCGCCACTGAGCGCGGAGGAGCAGCGCATCGTCGCCAACTTCATCGGCGACGACGGCCGGCTGCACACGATCCCGTCGAAGCGGTCGAAGCTGCTGGTGGTGCTCGACCACGTCGCGCAGCAGTTCGAGCCCGGCCAGACCTATGCCGAAGCCGAGGTCAACGAGATCCTCCAGCGCTTCCACCCCGACTTCGCGGCGCTGCGCCGCTACCTCGTCGAGGCGCTGTTCCTCGAGCGCGAGGACGGCGTCTACTGGCGCATCGGCGGCACGGTCGATGTCTGA
- a CDS encoding pentapeptide repeat-containing protein, which yields MSDTHSLTREGESISGEDWYGDDLRAARFVDCTFSDVDFSETTTSGAVFESCTFHGGRFNASTHVASAFVACDFRRTNFFDATFDGCKLVGSVFANCTLRPLRVFGGRWSGVTMRGANLSGLDLTGVDLSEADLSLANLTGTVLRDANLAGVDVRETNLTRTDLRGAALDRVDLTAAVLKDTRLDLAGGVLLAELSGAVVEVGR from the coding sequence ATGTCTGACACGCATTCCCTGACTCGAGAGGGCGAGTCGATCAGCGGCGAGGACTGGTACGGCGACGACCTGCGCGCCGCGCGCTTCGTCGACTGCACCTTCTCCGACGTCGACTTCTCGGAGACGACGACATCGGGGGCGGTGTTCGAGAGCTGCACGTTCCACGGCGGGCGTTTCAACGCGTCGACGCACGTGGCGAGTGCGTTCGTCGCGTGTGACTTCCGGCGTACCAACTTCTTCGACGCGACGTTCGACGGGTGCAAGCTCGTCGGGTCGGTGTTCGCCAACTGCACCCTGCGACCGCTGCGCGTCTTCGGCGGAAGGTGGTCCGGCGTGACGATGCGTGGCGCCAACCTCAGCGGCCTCGACCTGACGGGCGTCGACCTCAGCGAGGCCGACCTGTCGCTGGCGAACCTCACCGGCACGGTGCTGCGCGACGCGAACCTGGCCGGCGTGGACGTGCGGGAGACCAACCTGACCCGCACCGACCTGCGGGGCGCCGCACTCGACCGGGTCGACCTCACCGCAGCGGTGCTCAAGGACACGAGACTCGACCTGGCGGGCGGCGTACTGCTTGCTGAGCTGTCGGGAGCCGTGGTCGAGGTGGGTCGTTGA
- a CDS encoding TetR/AcrR family transcriptional regulator C-terminal domain-containing protein translates to MRYHRSDVVERALDVLDRYGLADLSMRRLAGDLGVAPSALYHHVANKQTLLAAVADEILARGRRTRRATDWDGRVIEVCDELRDSMLAFRDGADVVATVHAFGLGAAGPAEELDEILLDTGLDDDLAAVATRTLLHYVFGHAHDEQTTLQANSAGAIDRRPRDSADFQLGLGLILDGLRTHVVELGRTTR, encoded by the coding sequence ATGCGCTACCACCGAAGCGACGTGGTCGAGCGGGCGCTCGACGTCCTCGACCGCTACGGCCTGGCCGACCTCTCCATGCGCCGGCTCGCGGGCGACCTCGGTGTCGCCCCGAGTGCGCTCTACCACCACGTCGCCAACAAGCAGACCCTGCTGGCCGCCGTCGCCGACGAGATCCTCGCCCGCGGCCGCCGTACCCGCCGCGCCACCGACTGGGACGGCCGCGTCATCGAGGTCTGCGACGAACTGCGCGACTCGATGCTGGCCTTCCGCGACGGCGCCGATGTCGTCGCCACCGTGCACGCCTTCGGGCTGGGCGCGGCAGGTCCGGCCGAAGAGCTCGACGAGATCCTGCTCGACACCGGCCTCGACGACGACCTCGCTGCCGTCGCCACGCGGACCCTCCTGCACTACGTCTTCGGCCACGCGCACGACGAGCAGACGACGCTCCAGGCCAACAGCGCCGGCGCGATCGACCGTCGGCCACGTGACTCCGCCGACTTCCAGCTCGGCCTCGGGCTCATCCTCGACGGGTTGCGCACTCACGTAGTCGAGTTGGGCCGTACGACGCGTTGA
- the bioB gene encoding biotin synthase BioB, giving the protein MTAQHLDAFDQLATSILDGKPATADDALAVLRAHDDELLSVVAAAGRLRREHFGNTVKVNYLVNLKSGLCPENCNYCSQALGSTAEILKYTWLKTDEALEQATAGLRGGASRVCMVSSGRGPTNKDVERVADMVGAIKSEHPNAEVCACLGLLKEGQAERLREAGVDAYNHNINTAESHHDQIVQTHTYADRVDTVEKAKGAGLSPCSGLIAGLGETDEQLVEALFALRELESDSIPVNFLMPFDGTPYENTWELSPARCVKILAMARFVCPEREIRIAAGREMHLRSLQGLALNVANSLFLGDYLTSEGQAAEADLELIRDNGFVVLGSDEHLAATDAESHNPATRRRGAGTAVLPNA; this is encoded by the coding sequence GTGACTGCCCAACACCTCGACGCGTTCGACCAGCTCGCCACCAGCATCCTCGACGGCAAGCCGGCCACCGCGGACGATGCCCTCGCGGTGCTCCGCGCGCACGACGACGAGCTGCTCAGCGTGGTCGCCGCTGCCGGACGGCTGCGGCGCGAGCACTTCGGCAACACGGTCAAGGTCAACTACCTGGTCAACCTCAAGTCCGGCCTGTGCCCCGAGAACTGCAACTACTGCTCGCAGGCGCTCGGGTCGACCGCGGAGATCCTGAAGTACACCTGGCTCAAGACCGACGAGGCACTTGAGCAGGCCACGGCCGGGCTCCGCGGCGGCGCCTCGCGCGTGTGCATGGTCTCGAGCGGCCGGGGCCCCACCAACAAGGACGTCGAGCGGGTCGCCGACATGGTCGGCGCCATCAAGTCCGAGCACCCGAACGCCGAGGTCTGCGCGTGCCTGGGCCTGCTCAAGGAGGGCCAGGCCGAGCGGCTCCGCGAGGCGGGTGTCGACGCCTACAACCACAACATCAACACCGCCGAGTCGCACCACGACCAGATCGTGCAGACCCATACGTACGCCGACCGCGTGGACACCGTCGAGAAGGCCAAGGGCGCCGGGCTGTCCCCGTGCAGCGGCCTGATCGCCGGGCTCGGCGAGACCGACGAGCAGCTCGTCGAGGCGCTCTTCGCCCTGCGCGAACTCGAGTCCGACTCGATCCCGGTCAACTTCCTGATGCCGTTCGACGGCACGCCGTACGAGAACACGTGGGAGCTCTCGCCGGCGCGCTGCGTCAAGATCCTGGCGATGGCTCGCTTCGTGTGCCCCGAGCGCGAGATCCGCATCGCCGCCGGCCGCGAGATGCACCTGCGCTCGCTGCAGGGTCTCGCGCTCAACGTCGCCAACTCGCTGTTCCTCGGTGACTACCTCACGTCCGAGGGCCAGGCCGCGGAGGCCGACCTCGAGCTGATCCGCGACAACGGCTTCGTCGTACTGGGTTCGGACGAGCACCTGGCCGCCACGGACGCCGAGTCGCACAACCCGGCCACTCGCCGTCGGGGCGCAGGCACCGCCGTACTCCCCAATGCCTGA
- a CDS encoding adenosylmethionine--8-amino-7-oxononanoate transaminase, producing MAEASTAELLAWDREHLWHPYTSMTDPTPVRLVTGADGVHLTMADGSRVVDAMASWWSAIHGYNHPLLNRAATEQLESMAHVMFGGLTHEPAIRLAQRLVDLAPDGLEHVFLADSGSVSVEVALKMVLQFQRGSGRPQRTRMLTVLGGYHGDTCGCMGVCDPDGGMHSMFRGFVPEHVFAPRPPAVGADIGEWSASFREVAAAHADELGGIIVEPLIQGAGGMWPYPAECLRVMREVADEHDLVLVFDEIATGFGRTGSMFAADAAGVTPDIMCVGKALTGGYLTLAAVLCTSAVARGLSRSESGVLMHGPTYMGNALACAVALASLDLLTSSDWAANVQRLSTRLTDGLAPARDLPSVVDVRILGAVGVIQVDRPVDVVAATDAAMAAGVWIRPFRDLIYTMPPYISTDDEIDTICAALRAAVVAR from the coding sequence GTGGCTGAGGCGAGCACTGCCGAACTACTCGCGTGGGACCGCGAGCACCTGTGGCATCCCTACACGTCGATGACCGACCCGACACCGGTCCGGCTCGTCACCGGCGCGGACGGCGTGCACCTGACCATGGCCGACGGCTCGCGCGTCGTCGATGCGATGGCGTCATGGTGGTCGGCGATCCACGGCTACAACCACCCGCTGCTCAACCGTGCCGCGACCGAGCAACTCGAGTCGATGGCGCACGTGATGTTCGGCGGGCTCACCCACGAGCCGGCGATCCGGCTCGCGCAGCGGCTCGTGGACCTGGCACCGGACGGCCTGGAGCACGTCTTCCTCGCCGACAGCGGGTCGGTGAGCGTCGAGGTCGCGCTCAAGATGGTCCTCCAGTTCCAGCGAGGCAGCGGTCGACCACAGCGCACGCGGATGCTCACCGTCCTGGGCGGCTACCACGGCGACACCTGCGGCTGCATGGGCGTATGCGACCCCGACGGCGGCATGCACTCGATGTTCCGCGGCTTCGTGCCCGAGCACGTCTTCGCGCCGCGGCCACCGGCTGTCGGCGCCGACATCGGCGAGTGGTCCGCGTCGTTCCGGGAGGTCGCGGCAGCCCACGCCGATGAGCTGGGGGGCATCATCGTCGAGCCGCTCATCCAGGGGGCGGGCGGCATGTGGCCCTATCCCGCCGAGTGCCTGCGCGTCATGCGTGAGGTCGCCGACGAGCACGACCTGGTGCTGGTGTTCGACGAGATCGCGACCGGTTTCGGGCGCACGGGGAGCATGTTCGCCGCCGACGCGGCCGGCGTCACTCCCGACATCATGTGTGTCGGGAAGGCGCTCACCGGTGGCTACCTGACCCTGGCCGCAGTGCTGTGTACGTCGGCCGTCGCGCGCGGCCTGTCCCGCTCCGAGTCGGGCGTGCTCATGCACGGGCCCACCTACATGGGCAACGCGCTCGCGTGCGCCGTCGCGCTCGCCAGCCTCGACCTGCTGACGTCGTCCGACTGGGCGGCAAACGTCCAGCGCCTCTCTACCCGGCTCACCGACGGTCTCGCTCCCGCGCGCGACCTGCCGAGCGTGGTCGACGTACGGATCCTTGGTGCGGTGGGAGTCATCCAGGTCGACCGACCGGTCGACGTGGTCGCCGCGACCGATGCCGCGATGGCCGCCGGAGTGTGGATCCGGCCCTTCCGCGACCTGATCTACACGATGCCGCCCTACATCAGCACCGACGACGAGATCGACACGATCTGCGCTGCCCTGCGCGCTGCGGTGGTGGCCCGATGA
- a CDS encoding 8-amino-7-oxononanoate synthase produces the protein MSRWEQWLADEAVSRDAAGLTRRLRPRGPDDDVVDLAGNDYLGLSRHPSVVAAAAEAAVVWGAGSGASRLVTGTLALHATLEQELAAFLAMPAALVMSTGYHANLAAVTGLADRDTLIVSDAHIHASLIDAARLSRAEISVVPHNNVHAVDAALSSGGGRRALVLAESVYSVLGDAAPLVELVQVCAAHGALLVVDEAHGLGVAGAGGHGLVRDLGLGGHPHVVVTATLSKSLGAQGGAVLGTPALVDHLVNRARPFIFDTALAPSATGGALAALRVLRENADLPERVRRRVTALADLLDVTTPAGAVLSVPMPSPYVALQAQAECLEHGVRVGCFRPPSVPDGVSRLRITTNAGVPDDDWARTCDVLAKVVEAHR, from the coding sequence ATGAGCCGCTGGGAGCAGTGGCTCGCCGACGAGGCCGTGAGTCGCGATGCGGCCGGGCTGACTCGCCGGTTGCGTCCGCGTGGACCCGACGACGACGTGGTCGACCTGGCCGGCAACGACTACCTCGGCCTCTCCCGCCACCCGTCGGTGGTCGCAGCAGCCGCCGAAGCGGCCGTCGTCTGGGGCGCGGGGTCCGGGGCGTCGCGACTCGTGACCGGGACGCTGGCCCTGCACGCGACGCTCGAGCAGGAGCTCGCCGCTTTCCTCGCGATGCCCGCAGCCCTGGTGATGTCGACGGGCTACCACGCCAATCTCGCGGCCGTCACGGGCCTGGCCGACCGCGACACCCTCATCGTCTCCGATGCGCACATCCATGCCTCCCTCATCGACGCCGCCCGTCTCTCCCGTGCCGAGATCTCCGTGGTGCCGCACAACAACGTGCACGCGGTGGACGCTGCGCTCTCTTCCGGCGGCGGTCGGCGGGCGCTGGTGCTGGCCGAGTCGGTCTACTCCGTGCTCGGCGATGCAGCTCCACTCGTCGAGCTCGTGCAGGTGTGCGCTGCCCACGGCGCCCTGCTCGTTGTCGACGAGGCGCACGGCCTCGGCGTGGCCGGCGCCGGCGGTCACGGGCTGGTCCGCGACCTGGGCCTGGGCGGACATCCGCACGTCGTGGTGACGGCGACGCTGTCGAAGTCGCTGGGCGCCCAGGGTGGAGCCGTGCTCGGCACACCCGCGCTGGTCGACCACCTGGTCAACCGCGCCCGGCCGTTCATCTTCGACACCGCGCTTGCTCCATCAGCGACCGGCGGTGCGCTGGCGGCGCTGCGGGTGCTCCGCGAGAACGCCGACCTGCCAGAGCGGGTACGCCGTCGGGTGACGGCCCTTGCGGACCTGCTCGACGTGACCACGCCGGCCGGCGCCGTACTCTCCGTGCCGATGCCGTCGCCGTACGTCGCACTCCAGGCGCAGGCGGAGTGCCTCGAACACGGCGTGCGGGTGGGCTGCTTCCGCCCGCCGTCGGTACCCGACGGTGTGTCGCGACTGCGGATCACCACGAACGCCGGCGTGCCGGACGACGACTGGGCACGCACGTGTGACGTGCTGGCCAAGGTCGTCGAGGCACACCGATGA
- the bioD gene encoding dethiobiotin synthase encodes MTGRIVVVTGTGTGVGKTIATAALTVRELGNGSVVVVKPVQTGMGPGWGETADVSVIHTLTGCDVLELTTLDDPLAPDTAARLRGVSIPPIAEYADRIRALAEGHDCVLVEGAGGLLVRLDTDGGTLLDLAADLAAEVVVVVSAGLGTLNHTELTVQALRGRGVEPAGLVVGSWPVEPGLAETCNLEDLPVVAGLPVIAVVPAGAGALDPATFRDRAPSWFSAPAPLG; translated from the coding sequence ATGACCGGGCGCATCGTCGTCGTCACCGGCACGGGCACGGGTGTGGGCAAGACGATCGCGACGGCCGCGCTCACTGTCCGGGAGCTGGGCAATGGCTCGGTGGTGGTCGTCAAGCCGGTGCAGACCGGGATGGGTCCGGGCTGGGGAGAGACGGCCGACGTGTCGGTCATCCACACGTTGACGGGCTGCGACGTGCTCGAGCTCACCACCCTGGACGACCCGCTCGCTCCTGACACGGCGGCCCGGCTGCGCGGCGTGAGCATTCCCCCGATCGCGGAGTACGCCGACCGGATCCGGGCGCTCGCCGAGGGGCACGACTGCGTCCTCGTCGAGGGAGCCGGCGGCCTGCTCGTCCGGCTCGACACCGACGGCGGGACCCTGCTCGACCTGGCGGCGGACCTCGCGGCCGAGGTGGTCGTCGTGGTGTCGGCCGGGCTGGGGACGCTCAACCACACCGAGCTCACCGTGCAGGCACTCCGTGGCCGCGGGGTCGAGCCGGCCGGTCTGGTGGTCGGGTCCTGGCCCGTCGAGCCCGGGCTGGCCGAGACCTGCAACCTCGAGGACCTGCCGGTCGTGGCCGGCCTCCCGGTCATCGCAGTCGTGCCGGCCGGCGCCGGCGCCCTGGACCCGGCGACGTTCCGGGACCGGGCGCCGTCCTGGTTCTCAGCCCCCGCTCCCCTGGGATAG